In Cryptomeria japonica chromosome 1, Sugi_1.0, whole genome shotgun sequence, the sequence AATAcatttctcatttttttgataatttttttcttttttcttgcaaGTAGTGATCTGTTGGGTATATGAACTCCAACGGTCACATGACTGTTTGTCTTCCCCAAACTCTTCATCTCATGTttgaatatatgtataaatatatgtgtgcaGTCTATGTACTGTGTGTATTTGTGATATTGATTAATAGAAATGTTCCCTACTTTCTAAGTGGATGTAGCCTTtatggtgaaccacgttaatcttgtgtctaTTACTCTTTATGctattttgtgttcattattatgtgttttctctactCGTTTTAaactaacaactggtatcagagcttaggtgaaATTATTGGGCATAGATGAAAGAAGATTATTGCATCATCGAAGAATTTCTTGATAATGTAGAATCGGCTGATTttgttattgaagaatttcttgacAATTTGGATTCGGGCGAAGAGGAGGATGTTGaggtgagtgaagataaaattgtggAAGTTCAGACCAAGACTTAGGAGGATTACCAAGAAGAAAAAATTGTGAGGATGAAGGAAGAAAATCTCTTACTCACAGATCGACTGATTTGTATAAATCAGAAGTTGAACGTTTTGTGTCGTATGTATAATGTGGAGAAATACAACTTTGAGAAAGAGTGGGAGTTTCTTGAAGAGACCTTGTTTCAGGAAGAGGAAAGTAATGAGAAGGCTTATCAGATCTTGACATAGGACTCTTTCCTCACAAAAATGCATCTCCTGTTGACTGATAAGATTATCCCTAGTGGAAAGAAACCACAGGAGGATATTGTAGATTGGGAGCAGAAGAAGAGGTAGGTGAACCTCGTATCTATCCCGAATACCTTACTAGAGGACGAATGGCAGGAGCTAATAGAGGAGGATTCAGGGTGTCTGCTGATTGGAGATCCCAGGAGCAGAGGGATTACAGAGCTCAAGGAGGCCAGTGAGAGCCCCTGGCTCAACGCTCCGTAGGATCCAGGAGTCTATGAATATGGCGTGAATGAATTGCAAAGACCGCCTGAGACCAATGGAAACTAGGACTTTTGGGGCGAAGGGACCTTTGAGCCCTCTGCGGTGGGTATAGGATTCGAGCAACTTTTTTGAAGGAGGAATGAAGCCACCTGTCGGTAAAGATCTCCTAGCCTTAGCTGGGACGAGCGGTGATGCGAACAACGAGGCGTGGAGTCCAAGTCAGACGTTTTTTGAGAGGGATGTGAGGCGCCGCGAGGATAATCTGTCTGAATTGGAACAGATGGAAGAAATTTTGGTGAAAGAAATGGCAGTGAGATCCATTGGTTCTTTGCAGCTGTTTGTCTCGGACAAAGAGGGAGTCTCATGTGTGGAGAAGAGCGTACGCGGTAGCGCCGGGAAGGCCATTGTAGAGGCCCCTTAGAGGAATTCTCTAGACGAGAATGGCTAGTTTGCGTCAATAGTACCAACATTGGCGGAGCCTAGAGGATATTCTACCAGAGTTACTAATGGGTTTGGGAATAATCTGCAACAAGGGTTTAAGGTAAAGACGTCCTACCTTCCAAATTCTATGAATATTGGTTGTAATTTTGTTCACAATGAGTGCAAGCTTCTGGATAAATTTCCTCGTCGTGGAAGTGGGCTAAGCAGGGAGGCGGAGCTTCCAAATAGGAGTAGTGCTAGCGATGGGAGACGGTGCAATTCGAACAGGAGACCGTTTGATGAGAATCAGATGCTTAAGGAGCGCTTTCTCACAGAGCTCGAATTTGATATGCAACGAAATCTGCAGAGTTTCCCCTTCAGTTTTTCGGAGGGCAACGATGGGAACCTGCTAATTCATGTGCCGTATTTAGAAGAGAGCTACAAATTTACTCCACAAATTCTTGGGATGCTTGTGTGTGATCTCAGGCAGATTGCCAAAGATAATGGTGCATTCCAGAATTTGCCTAGATCAAGGGAGGATGTCTGCCAGAACGCAACTATATTTAGGGTGGACTGTCCAAAAAAAATAAGGCACTTTGTTATGGTATATGGACGGGCTGATCTTTTTGGAGAATCGACAAAGGCAAGTGGTCTTAGATTTAATGGGGACGTGACGAATTTTATGATCATTGTTAACATATCGAAACAGGTTACAAACGATTTGCTAAAGAATTTTGTCAAATATTGTGCGCTTTGGTGCGGACATTGCCAAGCTTTGGCTCACAAATATGTTCCAGCTGCGATGGCCTTGAAAGGAGAAGCTTCTCTAGAAAAAGTCAATGTTGATTATATTGAAGAAGTCTGGGTTGCAGAAAAGGGGAGCAGTGATGAAGGAATGTATTTTAAACCTGTTGAAAGTAGTGTTCCTGGTTGTGATATAATGGGTCAACTTGTGCTTGGAAGATTAGAAGGATAAGATGTTTATACCTCTGATTTGATTTGGAAAAGGTTAATCTGCAGCGTATGTGAACAAGAGTTCGCAAAGTTAAATCTTGCAGACTGGGTGCAATGTAGGTTTCAAAATGGAGAGTAGGGGATGCTATAGTACATGGATGTGTCGGTTGgtcttcacgggggagattgtttggtatatgaagcccaatggtcacatgactgTTTGTCTTCCCCAAACTCTTCGTCTCATGCctcaatatatgtataaatatatgtgtgcaGTCTATGTAGTGTGCGTATTGGTGATACTAATTAATAAAAATGTTCCCTGCTTTCTAAGTGGATGTAGCCTTTATGGTGAACCACATTAATCTTGTGTCTCCTGTCTTTTGTTGTGCCTATTATTCTTTCTGCCgttttgtgttcattattatgtgttttctctgctcgtttTAAACTAACATGATCTGACTCCAATAGAGTATGAGAGAAGGAGACCTGCATTGCTTTCCATTTTTGAAAGCTCTCACCAAAATAATTGAGGTCCTAGGAATATTATAAACTGGTGATATATATCTTTCCTGTTATTTCAATTGGCAGCCCCAAATCTACATCTTTTATTTCCAACTAAATCACATTAGCGTCATCAGTCTAATTGTGGGCCATTCATCCATTCCATGTGATTGTTATAGACTACATTCGGAGATCTCGACTATCTTCTTGCTGTGTAATTATCTCAGGCAGAGAATGTTCTCTATTATTATCAGTTACAATCATATATTCAATGTGATTTACTATTATGTTTGTGCATAATTATTTTCCATCGCCATTGCATCTTGACTGGAGTATTTTCTCCATGGTGACTACGCATTCAATTTTTGCATGGAAGTTCATAGTGTTGGAAGTAACGAGTactctgagagggggagggggtgaatcagagtacACTAAATCATTAAACTCAAAAGAACAAATACTAAGATGGCCACAAAAAAAAACTGAAAACTAAGAGTCCATTTGAAAAGTTTGCATCAACATGTGACTGTGAAAAGAGCTTAAGAGAACATGAAATTAGTGTATCAGAGAACTAAACATAAttgagaaaccaacacaatgacacAGTTTTTGTGCTGAGTGAAAACCATTGAAATCCAACTAGATTTCATCATAGGGAAAAAACACTCCAATCCTTTTATTAATCTTAACCACCAACCAATACATCCAATTTAGCAGCCCTGCTGCAAGGAGCTTCAACCCCTACCCTTTTCAATAGTTTCTGAGTGGATTCATGATGACATATTTTCAATCTATTCAACCTAATgtctaaaaagacaaaaaaaattgatAGATGAGTAATTATAGTCAAGGAACTATACATGCAACAATAAGAGAAGGGCAACCTTCTAAATAAAACCTCACCAAAACTTTTAATCATGGATTAAACAACACCACAATATATTAATTACAAACATGATGACTTAATTCATATATTGAAATACTCATGAATATCCATACACCATAATTGTCACCATTATTGTAACCACACTTAAATATCACTAAATTATGACTACTAGTCTCATATGTGTATTAATTAAATATCCTCAAACTAGATGTCAATTCGTATACATGTCTCCACTAAAGTCAACAACCAAAAAAACATGTGGAACTATATGAAGAAATGCCAAATCTAATAtcctaatataatataatataggtCCCATAAAATATGCAATCCAACATGGTTTTACattcaaatatttgtttaattctcaCACAATCATGTTCTAAATATTAGGCTACTATAAGTGTTCAAATCACTACACATATTTTTGTACTCATCCAAGTAAACAAAAGATTCTTCTATTGTTTAAATTATGTTATAAATTCACTGAATCTCTTgccaaatatataaaatataattatttatgctCTAGATATTATACATTCACTACTATATGCATATATTGGCTTCATGCACAAAAAAAAGAGTACAAATAATAGTATTTGGTGATCAAACCTATGTCATTATatatttcttggaaagagatttttTATTCCTATAAGATGTAAAATGCATgatattttatataaaataaattctATCAAGAACAAAAAAAATAGTTTATTATGGATCGAAAGATGAATGTTTGTGGGTATCCAATGATGGTGGTTGTGGCAACACCTAGACACATGTGTTAATAATAGATAGCAATTAGAAAAGGTGGCATCACTGAATAGGACTAGTGCTTATGGGTTAGTGGCTAGCAATAGCTACCAATCTTCCATGTGATTGATGgttggtgcactatcttgtttaGTTGGTATTTCATTTTTCTGGTTTATTAAATTATCATAGACCTCATTTTGTATCAATAATGAATTGACTGACTTTTTTTTTGTGATAACTCTATGTATATAATACTAACACCTATAACTATGTTAATTATACTTGTATGATGATACTAAATCCTTTTTGCAAGATATCCTTATgaccctaaaaattaaaaaaaaattacaaacatagtagaatttaatatttttaaaataaagtcTTTCAAATCTTTTGGAGTCAATGCCGATTTTTTTTCATATAATCATTCAACAAAATTTGACCCCCAAATCCTTCATAAAAATATCCCTAACAAAAAATCACATTCTAAATCTTCATACAACTCCTAATATACAACCCATGTTTGTAAACACATATATGTCCTTAaattttcctattttattttcttatttaagATTATAGATTCAATTATGCTCAATAATGTATTCATACTAAGGGTTACAACTTAGGATATTTCCTCTCATAGCCTAACAACcatactctaataccacttgagaGGAAAAAATATTGTAGCAATATAAATTATATAACCTAAAGAGAGAAACATTTTCAAAGTAGTATTTAGGATCCACCAcacaaaattatagaaaaatatacCATCAAAATGATAGAAGCTATATCATAATAATCCCACCATGGATTAAAAACATATCCTAGAAAAGAATAAAACTCAATTTATTATTCAACAATGAAATATTGTAATAGACCTATATAATCTCAATGAATGCTTATGATACATGAAGCTCATATAATTTATTCCCATGCATCTAAGTATGATGGTAATCATACAACCATGTAAGTCATGTCATGCCTCATATATGTACCCTACAAGGGAGCTTAAAATACAAATTATACCCAACCTTTACCGTTAAACATGTATTCTCCTTAAAAAAGATTCAAGATTACACAAAACTATTAAGTGCTACTAACTAAACCATGAGATCACAAAACCATTGAGCCCAATATTTTGTCTATAAAAATAGCTTTtctcaatattaaatatttttccaagTTGTAGCCCACACATAAGTTATCTAATTGATGTTACATACAACCTTACAAATGTAcccaaaaaaaatattgaatttcgcTAAACACGTTTAAAAAGATGCAATATGAAAAAATACTTATTTTAAACCATTAAAAAATCATGTGCAAGGTGTACACCACATTTTTCGTTAACAAATAACtctatagaaataaaaaataataatgttgtGCCATCCCCTTCTTTTCAATCCTACAATTATTTAAGTTTCAGGAAAAACCTTTTAGTTACATGCTCCACCTTAAATATATTCAAAATACTTGCATATGTTATGACTATAAAAAATATGGGCACTATGCTAGGGATGGAaaatgacaagtactaataaattACCTTTTCACTTTCATTATTGTTAGTAATAGTGCAAGCAATTAACTAGTTCTTACCACTATCACCATTTCTCCATTGTGCTTCTTCAAGGATCTTAACATATATTAGACATTGTAGTGTATTTTTTCTGGATCttaacacaatcgaatccagaaaaaatacactagaatacaaaatggattgtggaaatctcatagctttaatataTTAGACAATCATAAGTTGTAGAAATATTAGATGTACATGTTACATGGGAAATTATGAAAATAAAGCGATGCAAGTTGTTTCTTGTATTATTCAAAGAGTTTGAAAGTAAAGTGTTTTGgtggttacaaaggaaaataatTATGTATTGGTTGTATCTATTCCAAAATCATTTCTAGCTTCCATGtggaagaaataatttcttttggaaaatgaaaaacaattaGATGGACCACTCATCATCTAGAGCTATCTATACATCTTCACCTAAGACCATCAAGCCCCTTTGCCATTCATAGAGAGGTAGAAGAGAAGGATATTGGGTAcagatgactaatgtgatgtgTATGTTGGTAAATTGAGGGAGTAATTATCCTTGGAAGTTGTCAAAAGTTCCTTGAGTTAGAGCATCTCTTAGTGTTTGTTGGCAAAGTGTAGGGTTGGACCTTGAGGCTAAAAGTTGTAGTTCGTTCATGGATTGGTTGTTTGACAGGGTGAGTTAGTGCATCTTGTTGATGTGAGTATCAATGACATGCATTGATGGATGCAAGATGTTCTTACATGATCACTCGTAGATTGTTCAACCTAAATGATGTAGTGGGGCTAAACAAGCCATTGAAAATCTGACTCATTAGAAAATTAAGAGAATTGGTTAAGGTAGACAGTGTTCCAAACATCTTAATTTAGTAGTGGGTAGCATAATAAGCTAGCAGAGTTGCTGCACTATAATTATTTCAGACTTTAATTGCATGAACAACAAATCCCACATCAAATGTATTATTCCAATCTATATAACTTAAGAGTTGAAATTCATATTCATTTCAAAATTGTATATAAATAAGATTATATCTTATAGAAACAAGTCATAATGAAATGTATCTCAGCAATAATAAATTAGGTCACTCTTTTAAGAGTTTTCTTTCCCTTTAAGAACTTCTCCTATAATGTGTGTTACATACTTTGTTTGTGACACTAGTTTTTGTTTCCcatatttaagatgtttattttattctttcatacATATACACAGACTATATTCTTTAATACATATAAATAGACAACCATTAAAAGTAATTAAGTAAACCTATGAAAAAAGCTGGGAAATCTAATTTAACCATAAATTAGCGTACCAATATACGGCTTCACTACCCCAAATTTATGAATAATTACGTCTGTAATATTACACAACTCTCATGAATGGGAGAGATACCATACTTCACTGAAGCTGGGCTGTGGATGAAAAAAGTTGTGGTTAGCAGAATCAGTGGAACACAAAAGTAAACTTAATGGGTCGAAGGAAGCATAAACAACGATTAATTCTAATCTATAGAAATAAGCAAATCTGTGAACATTGATTTGGGTATTATTTGAACACGCTTTCAGTTGTCTGCGTAATATCACGGATCCAGGGAACAATGAAGTTAACGTTTGAGACGTTTGGCAACGTTAATATATTTAACTACAGTTGTTCCAATTTCTTCCAGCAAAACACCTTGGTCCCTGATATACACAAcagaataattaataaaataactatGCATTATAACAAGCATAGGAGCCTAGGTGCTCTAAAGAGACGAGAAAAAGATCttcaaaaacattaaagaaaaggACAGAAAAGCTGGGGTTCATGTTTTTCTCAAGGACGAAAACGTTTTTTACTctgatattataatattaattaaaagtCCTGAGTTATGATTGAACATTACCCCTTGAAAATATAGCCTTCTATACGTGAAACTTTACGCAGAGCCTTCTTCCATTTCTCAAGCTTTTGAGGCCTGATTTTTCCTGTGTCCTTGTGCACCTGGAAAGCTCGAGCATATTCTCCGTCTTCATCTTTCATACGAAGCTCCGAAGGCTGAACTCCGCAGAAAACAGGAACTATTGGTGCCCCACTTTTGAGCATAAGATAGAGTTCCTTCAGACACCATGTTGAGTTTGCATAGTTGGCTGAGAAAATGGCTACGTGCACAGAAGCTGTGTGAATAGCCCCCACTATTGATTTGGGTATTCTCTTTCCCACCTGAATAGATTTCTTGTCTAAGAAGGCATTGTAGCCCTTGTTTTGGAGATTGTGATAAATGAGACTCGCTAGGGTTTCTTTCACGTCGGCTCCGCGGTGATTGATGAAAACGTTATATCTCGTTTTGGGTGGGGCAGGATAACAGACAGAATTGCCGTTTTGGGTCTGAGTATTTTCCATGACTGGTAGAGTGGTAAGGATTTCACCTGCAGACAAAATTTTCTCTGACAGCGTTATAAAGAATTTTGCCGAACACTGGCGTCACTTATACATATTCCTCTTACGTAATCTTGATTGTTAGTGAGAGATTTGAGGGTGAAATCGGGTAATCTTGATTTTTAGTGAGAAATACGAGGGTGAATTCGCGTAACTGAGTTTTTTAATGTAACCTTCAAAGTTTTGATCACGCGTACACTTAACACGACTTAGCTTGCTCTTTTAGGTTagcaattagggttttatcttttttAATTAAAGTAAATTACGATTTGAGAAAATTAGGTCACATCTGTAAGATCACATCATTCATAATTTGGCACCAAAAAATGTACAATGAGAATAACACAATTTAGTTTATTAAGATTTAGTAAAACCACTTCAAAAAGGAAAATATATCATACATAATATGCACGTATTGAAATTGGAACCAAAACAATCTATCCAGTTATTTCTGGTTGCACTTGTTTTCTTATTAGATAAGCCTTGTTGAAAGGGCAgtatttcttatctattttgaagGTAGCAATGGAGGAAGCTTTAATACTTCTATCCTATTTATTATCAAAATTCTGATAATTTATAttactatttttaaaattttatatatatttggaTAAATTATCCATTAGAGTTATTAGAGTTTATAATGTCATGAGATTAAAATTGAGGAAATTGGAGTTACAATTTGTAGACAATAGATGAGCCTTTATTCACAATCTACATAAAATAGTCTTTAAGAAATTGTAGGGTGATTGTAACTTGTTGAATGATAGAAAAAAAGGCCACTTTCACTAAAGTCTCTATAATGTTTCTTCTTTTGTCTCATAAAGTctcttcatttatccttttccaaaCAGTAATTTAAAAAAGAATTATTATAACCAAAGATATATATGTTTGGtaaatagggaaaaaaaaaaagaagttaaaatTTTTAGATTAAAAATTAAGCAAGAATAATTTGAATATTAGAGTTTAATTGATAAAGATGAAGATATATTTCTTGATTATATCATTTATTGAAATTTAATTCTTTTGAATATACTGATTCAATTGTTAAATTATCTCAGCAAATTTATACATTTTCTCTATTTATAACAGCTTAAATGAACAATCTTTTGATTTAAATTACTGATTATATTCTAATTTGttagaaaccatatatatatatatataccaatatCTATATaatcattttataaaaaaataaaaataaattgaaagattTCTGTGTTAAATAATCAATCAAGCATTTGAGCACCTTTTGACACTAAAGTTTATGGAAGGACAGACAGACTTTTTCATCATTTGTGTCTCTTGGTTTGTGAGTACCAAGATGGACGTCGTAACTTTCTGTACTAGGATTTTTTCCCCTCTACTTTAGAAACGTTAAAAATAAGTAATCGTTTGTATTGAAATGCATAGTATtctttgtttttttatttatttaagtagtAGCTTACACTAAGATTTTTTTTGATGTAAGCAAACTAAGCTGTTTAATCTCGCACCAAATCGATAATCTACTGAACTTTCTTATTTGCATGATTGGGTGCTACAATttttcatttaacttattccttGATTGGTGACATTACAAGAGCCGCACGAGTGCACGTCTTCACATAAAATCGTGTTGCAATAAGCAACTTGATAAAACACCGACGTTATCATTGGTAAAGTGGAGTCAGTAATAATTTTAGAACAAGTGTTtcgaatattattttattttcttaactttaataaaattttatatgaGTAATGAGTTCATTTTGGTACTTGATAAAGGCTGCAAGTTTATGCAAGTTTATGTTAGTATCTTTATAAGTGGGAGTCAAGGATTAAAGGGTATTTATTCCATCAATTTGGTCTAAAGATATGATCTTCACCTTATCCATTATATCACACCTTTAGAGATTTGAATCTTGGTGGATGGAATAATCAAGGAACATACCATCACCCTCCCCAATAATGCTCAAATGAGCTAAAATCTCATAGTAAACACAAGTGTTGAAAATTAATATCTTAAATaattgtaaatattaaatatataaatgatattcatttttagtttaatttatatatatttttttgatcaaTAAAGGGTCGAAGCCGATATATTATATTAAAAGATTAAAAACACAGAGAGAgcctgaaaattaaattaaattttacaacTAGTCATACCTATCTACGTATAAGAGTTTGTTGCCCAACCAAggaaagtaaaacaaaaaaaattgaaaactttaAAATGTTAAAATTTCTTTTGAGAAATCTATCAAAATTTCCAAAACGCCCCAACATCTAAATCGAGAATCTTTTTAAAACAAGAAAAAGACAAAACACCTATCTTAGACCACTAGATCATGGATAGAAGGAGCAATAGAACAATGGCCCAAACCAGAAGGAAGCCTCACCGTATCGGCTCTCAGATTGACCGCCCTTCTACCAGAAGAATATTCATTGAACTGGACAAGCTAGAGGAGAAACTTTGGGAAGAAAACCTCAACTTCCAATGGCTGGTCCTAAATCTTCAACAATTTATTGAATCTCTACCACCTATGCATTGATCCTCTCTTCTAAAGCTGGTGAAACAACACTATCATGTCTTCCAGGTAAGCTTAAGATTGAGATTTTCTAAAAGACTTTGTAGAATGATAAAAAGCAATAGCAATATAGTATAAATCTTGCAGTGGAAGCCACTCAAATCATTTACTCTTTGCGCTCATGCCATTTAATTCTTCCAATTCACCCAAAAAATCCACTAAATTGATACCAAGACATAAAAATATGGCTCAAAAAGCTCACCCTCAACTACATTTAGCTATTACTTtgataaagataaaaaaaatatacaCCACCTCCACCAAAATAGAAAATAAGCAACAATCTTGAAAATAATTTTTCATGAAAGGCACAATCTATGGCATTCCTTTCTTGTTAAATACTCTTAATGGTTGACAtattaaaaaaaagttaaaattccAACCACCTAGGGACTACAACTCTAATTACCATAAGTTGAGAAATGAATTTTGTCCTCCACCCTTTTCTCTAATCTTTCCCAATTTTCAATAGTCACTAATTGTGATATGACCGACCTCTTAAAGTTTTTCAAATCTTACTGAAGGTTTCAAAGCCCAAGGCATTCAAACTTTTAAGAAACAAAGCCAACTATTTGGGATACCCACCTGAATTGTCCTTATTTCCACCACTTTCTTAGGACAATCTCCATTAAGATCTCTTTGAGTTTGATGAATAGACAACCTTTGGGCTACTTTCATGTTGCTAAAATAGTGCTCTAATTTTTAAACTCAAAAAAGATTGCATTATACTTTGGCAAATATTTGTCGTGAACTTGAGGCttgagaaaataaaaatatcaaatttagtGGGTCAAGCTATTTGAGATGCCCATGTTATTTGTCATTTTCACTGCTACTAACTTAGAAAAAAtttcttccatctttcattaaatTAGTGAAAATGACATATTATAAATTT encodes:
- the LOC131060100 gene encoding probable 2' cyclic ADP-D-ribose synthase BdTIR, which translates into the protein MENTQTQNGNSVCYPAPPKTRYNVFINHRGADVKETLASLIYHNLQNKGYNAFLDKKSIQVGKRIPKSIVGAIHTASVHVAIFSANYANSTWCLKELYLMLKSGAPIVPVFCGVQPSELRMKDEDGEYARAFQVHKDTGKIRPQKLEKWKKALRKVSRIEGYIFKGDQGVLLEEIGTTVVKYINVAKRLKR